The window TTGAAGTCTGAATATAaagcaaaaacaaacaaaacaaaaaaatccctgttcttcttctttctatttaCACATTTTTCTACCTCCACTTTCCTTTTTTTCCCCTCTTCCTTCTGCCTCAAAGCTTTGCTTTTTATTCTCATTCATCACTTTTGTGAAGtaccctttttcttctttcttgtccaTTTACTCTTTCTTTTGCAATATTTAGCAGTTATATGTTCTTTGATCTTGATTCTTGATTCTTGTTGCTGAGAAATGAGACATCTTGATGCAAAAAATGTGTAGTTTCAATATGTTGCAACTTGGTataatctttttctttttaggaCTTTCTTTACAAGCTCAGTCCCAAAATCCAAACTTTACATGTAATCCAAATGATTTCAAAGCTTTGGAGGATTTTGTGAACAGTTTGGAAACAGTTTTTGATTTTTGGGATATTAGAAATTCAACAAATTGCTGTAATTGGGTGGGTATTACTTGTAATTCCTCATCCTCTCCTAATATGGGGAGGGTGGTGAAATTGGAACTTGGAAAAAGGAGGCTAAATGGGAAACTTTCTGAATCTTTAGGTAATTTGGATCAGCTTAGAACCCTTAATATGTCTCACAATTTCCTTAAAGGTTCTGTCCCCTTTAAAATAATGCATTTGCCTAATTTGGAGGTCTTAGACTTGAGCAACAATGATTTCTTTGGCTTGTTTCCTGATAGCATTAACTTGCCTTCACTCAAATCTTTCAATATATCTGATAATTCCTTTGAAGGGTCAGTTCCTTTGGGTATATGTAAAAACTCAACAAGAGTTTCTGTTATTAAAATGGGGTTCAATTATTTTAATGGCAGTCTTCCAACAGGAATTGGGAGTTGTGGTTCATTGGAACATCTTTGCCTTGGCTCTAACCTTCTTTCTGGTAGTTTACCTGTTGAACTGTTTAAGCTTTCAAGATTGACTGTATTGTCTCTTCAAGAGAATCGGTTCGACGGGCAGCTTAGCAGCCAGATTGGTAACCTTTCTAACTTggttcatttggatatttgttcAAATGGATTCTCAGGAAACATACCAGATGTGTTTCATAGCTTAAGGAATGTAACTTATTTCTCAGCTCATTCAAATAGGTTTTTTGGTAAAATACCTCCTTCATTGGCAAATTCTGGGACTATTAGTTCTCTTAGTTTGAGGAATAATTCTTTAGGGGGTACCATTGAGCTTAATTGTTCGGCCATGTTTAGTCTTGTTTCTCTTGATCTGGCTACAAATGGTTTCATAGGGTCAGTTCCTGATAATCTTCCTAACTGTCCCAAGTTGCAAACTATCAATCTTGCTAGAAACAATTTCGTTGGACAAATTCCTGAAAGTTTCAAGAATTTTCATAGCCTTTCGTCCTTTTCAGTCTCGAACAACAGTATCCATAACATTGATGCTGCTCTTAGGATTTTACAGAACTGCAAGAACTTAACTACTTTGGTCCTTACTTTGAACTTTCGCGATGAAGAGTTGCCTACAGATCCTAACCTGCAGTTCAGAGAGCTGAAAGCTCTCATTATTGCCAATTGCAGGCTCACCGGAACGGTTCCTCAGTGGTTAAGAAATATCTCAAAGCTGCAACTGTTGGATTTGTCGTGGAACCGTTTGATGGGAACACTTCCACCCTGGATTGGAGATTTCAAGTTTCTATTCTATATGGATTTGTCAAACAATTCATTAACAGGGGAGATTCCAAAAGAAATTACTGGATTGCAAAGCCTAATCTCTGGCCCTATTTGGATGAATGAACCATCACCAGATTTTCCCTTTTTCTTGAAAAGAAATGTAAGTGTTAAAGGTTTGCAGTATAATCAGATTTTTAGCTTCCCCCCGACACTGGAACTAGGTAACAACTTTTTCACTGGAGCAATTTGGCCAGAATTTGGAAATCTGAAAAGGTTACATGTTTTGGATCTGAAAAGCAACAATTTATCCGGGACAATACCAGGTGCCCTGTCTGGTATGACAAGCATAGAGATTTTGGATCTATCTCGCAACAATCTGATTGGCAAAATACCCTCCTCTATTGTGAAATGCAGCTTTCTGTCAAAGTTCAGTGTCGCTTATAATAAACTCTCGGGGGAAGTTCCTACTGGAGGCCAGTTCGCAACATTTTCAAATTCAAGCTTTGAGGGCAATCCAGGACTCTGTGGTGAACATAGTGCTACTCCCTGTCAAAATGCCAACCAAATTCCCAGTGGTTCGGCTGCAAGAGGAAAAAGACGCAAAGGAACTGTCATTGGCATGGGTATTGGCATTGGTCTTGGAACTGCTTTTCTTCTTGCTCTTATGTACTTGATTGTTGTGCGAGCAAGCAATCGTAAAGTTGTCGATCCAGAAAAGGAGCCGGATGCTTCAAACAGGGATCGGGAAGACTTGGGCTCAAGTCTGGTGATATTTTTCCATAACAAGGACAACAATAAACAGATGTCACTTAATGACCTTTTGGCGTGTACTGACAATTTTGATCAATCAAATATTGTTGGTTGTGGGGGTTTCGGTTTGGTCTACAAGGCCATCCTTCGCGATGGTAGGAAAGTTGCCATCAAGCGGCTTTCAGGTGACTATGGACAGATGGAAAGAGAATTCCAAGCAGAAGTTGAATCGCTTTCAAGAGCCCAGCATCCAAATCTTGTTCATCTTCAAGGATATTGCAAGTACAGAACCGACAGGCTTCTAATTTATTCCTACATGGAGAATGGAAGCTTAGATTATTGGTTGCACGAGAAAGTTGACGGACCTGCTTTGTTGGACTGGGATATGAGGCTTCAGATTGCTCAAGGGGCAGCCCGAGGGCTTGCGTACTTGCACCAAGCGTGTGAGCCTCATATCCTACACCGAGATATAAAGTCAAGTAACATTCTTCTTGATGAAAATTTTGAAGCACACTTGGCTGATTTTGGTCTAGCTAGGCTTATTCTGCCTTATGACACTCATGTGACGACTGATGTCGTTGGAACATTAGGGTATATACCTCCTGAATACGGCCAAGCTTCTGTCGCTACCTATAAAGGGGATGTGTATAGCTTTGGTGTTGTTCTTTTGGAGCTTCTTACGGGCAAAAGACCGATGGATCCGTGCAAGCCTAGAGCAAGCCGAGATCTAATCTCTTGGGTGAAACAATTGAAGAAACAAAAGAGGGAAACAGAAGTCTTTGATCCTTTGATATACGACAAGCAGCATGCGGAAGAAATGCTATTGGTTTTTGAAGTTGCTTGCCTTTGTTTGCATGAATCTCCTAAAATAAGGCCTTCCTCTCAGCAGTTAGTTACTTGGCTCGACAACATAAACACCCCGCCTGGTATTCATGTGTTTTAAGAGGAAATTTCTTGTCCTGTACGACGATATTACCTTTGCGTTCATTTTTCAGGAGTTGATAACTTATATTTCAGCGGATTTCCTGCACATATGGCAATGGATTCTGGTGTAAATATTTGTCCTCAAGAATGAAGGGCGAGAAGGGATTAGTGATGAGAGTCTTGACAGATATCTCATACATTGCAAGTGTTTTACTTTCCCTTTTTGTAATTTTCTGGAATTGTCGAATATATATGTTTCTTCTCAAACATGTACAAATAACATTGTGAATTTTGTATGATCTTATCTTACTTTATAATAGATGGACACCATCAATTTATTCCCTCTGCATTTTTCAATTCTATGGTGTTTACTGGTTTTTGCTTTTCaatatttatcatttttatcCGCACAACAAAGACCAAAATATAGTATCTAACATACAAACATGTGATTTTCATCCTCTTGTTTAACATAACGTAGCTGTAGAATCTTGATTACTACACCaagtttgtatggtattagtATGGAGTTTCCACGCGTGAGCTTGCTCGCATTACTGATTTCAAGTTAGATAAAGAACAGGTGTACTCACATTTCCGGTTTCAAGCCGGATAAAAGAAGAAAGGTTGTGGTAGGTGACACCCGttatactaatcaatacatgatTAAAATGGAGTCTCCCTTAGTGGGGTACGTAAAATTTTTGATAAGCCATGTCAAAATTTGAAGAAATAAATGAATGAATAAGTCACAATAATAACAAGCGATACCAACTAAAAAGTGGTGAAAAATTTAAATATGATCAAAAATTAGGTGATCACAGTcaatttatgaaaaaataatgCGTCATGTAACCAAAATGTCACGTGACATCGCTTCAAGCAAGGTGCCTATGCCCCTGACCACAGTCAAATTTCTAATAAGGCTAGCAGGCAGGGGGCGGAGCTAGAGGGAAGGAAGGGGGTCGGCGAAAAATTACGTGtcagttttttatttatttgtatacAGTAGATGTTGAACCTCTTAGTTAAAATTCTGCCTTTGCGAAGAAGGGAGGCTAACTTTTTTTTTCCCCTCAGCTTCGGTATTCTACTATTGGTAGGCTCATGTGACTCCCAGATGAAATAAAAATCCATTTGAAAGACATGTTGTCTTTTGTCCCTAATTTTGGGGGTCAAGAGACTTTTCAGGTGACCAAATAGGTACTATAAACTAAGTTTAAGCTTACACCGTatattatatttttccttttaaagTCAGAAATTTCTAAAGGGAAACAGAATAATGACCAGAAGGAAGAAAAACTTGTTGGTTTGGGTCCTACAATTGGTCAAAAAGTCTAATAATTTTCCATTGATCTCCCAACGGTTCAAACTAGTGGTTGAACAAATCAACAACTCTGATATAAAAATTAAGTACtaaatttttgtagaattttccagcttttaaattttaaaatgctTGATATGTGGTAGCTCAATTTTAAAATGTTTCGAGTAAACGAGGCGTGAGAATTTGCCGGAGCGAAGACACTGAGTCATGAAAGTGAAGGATCTTACTAAATTTGCAACCACCATTGAAATTTCAAAAGCTAAATCTTTTAAGTTATAAGTTACTTTTAGCAAGGTTGGCTGAGTTGATCGGGCGACTGATTTCCCACATGAAAGATCTCGAATTAATTTCCCTCACTGTCATCCTCAGTCAGACCTTGTCGTACTGGGCTTGATTTAAATCTCTTGTGTGATTTGCGAGGTATTACACAATGAACaagtaattttcaaaaaaaaagttacTCTTTTTCTTCATTCTCTACTTATGTTACAAAGTGAATGTATggtttgttgatacccaattttgccctcgtATTTTTATAAGTGTCACATATATCTTATTTTGCATTATTACCTAATTTACAGGGTTCATATAAGTATTTTCCATGactttccataattttaaagctttaaaatggattttctttaattacttgaatatgtattaatttcctctttaaattattttgtgatgacttaatcatccaaatttattattttcatccACATatatgtgtcataatattttactttatcttatataattatatttgtattttaaagctattttacataattttgtaGTAATAGCCTATATGATGCGCATAattacatttttattatattatttatgccaaatagcattttatatttttataatattaaactGTTATTTTAAAAGGTATGTtactacataaataatattttttattatttgttaattacctcttataaattattttttgtgtatttaatttgtagctcaatttggagccaatttcGGACTCAATCTATCAGACCACACGCCAAGCCAGTCCAATAACCCCAAAGcccaatccaaacgacccctaTGACTGACCCAGTCACGACCCACTTCAAACGACCCGCCCCGCCGATTCTTTAATCTAgaccgttgatctctcaagatcaacggtcCATGATAAACCCacctttttaattatatccaccccaaaccctagccccATTCTTCAGAGACAACCGCCTCTGAACCCTCTATACTACTCTTCTCTCTTATTaataaccctagccgcctcttcCTTAATTCCCTCTTCTAATTCCGTTGATAATGGGATTCCACCATTATTTGCTTACCTTATCTATATTCTTCGCTACTGGTCATACGTTTATGGTATTACTTAGGTATTTTTCCCATTTTGGCTAATACCATCTCTATATCGGACTGGAATCAACCTCAAACTTGAATATTTGGACAATATTTCGTCCATGTATATGAAAAAGGGCCTGATTCTTCATACCAGTTGGTCGATTTTTCGAGTATTAAACCCTAACTAGGGTTTGgagtttgatttctttcctttccgGTTACTTACTGATTGCATGTGATATTTTACTCATTTTGTTCAtgtttacttgatttctttccttgtttatttGCCTGATTCCACACTATATAAACCCTTTTACCGTCTCCCTTAGAGGAGGATTTTTTATGAATTAACTACTGTTACTACTACTATTCTCCCACTCTCACTCATTCTATACTATTCTAAGACTTCgattttggccggctgaaagctacCAGGATCTGTTCATTAGCCTCTTCCAGTGCAAGCATTGCTCGGAGCCCActtcgaggctcttgtgaactctaaaGCACTGGAGATTTAAGGTTTCATTATTCTCCTATAATTGCTGCTATTCCTAAGATTTTGACTTTCTCAttctttatttgctttgtttGCAACTGGTTAGTACCTCATATTCTCGCAATTCTACTTCTTTCTATTTGTGTTTGTGTTATGTGCACTAGTGCTACTTGGATTTTCCTGAGTTAATATCGATATTATGCCACTTCGTATACAATTCTGCTTGTTTAGTATCACTCTGTAGTTCCACTAGCTTCAATTCTATTCAGGTCTTGGTTTTAACTCATATGTGGCTAGCTAAGTTGATTCATGATGCCTTCCTGATTCGTAATTAAAACCTAATTGTTGCTTGTTGCACCGTGTTTTGATTTCTTGTACTAAAACACTTAGGAAACTATGCCCTTGCTCAGAATTACTCTCTTCCTGTTGAATCCTTTTACATAACTTGTTGTTTCTCTGCAAATCATGTGATAATATTGTCTAAGTGCTTAGCCTAATATGTTCTTTTGCCACTGTTGGTCTTAATACATGCCCTTATAAGTATCCAATCTAAGTGATTGCCCATCTTCATGTTTAAGTATAATTGATTACTTAAGGTCTGTTGCTTATCATGAATCCATGACTTAGATTCTCTTAAGGAATTAATGCGTTCCCAGAATTTATTTGAATGTGTGTTTGCTAAGACTTTCATGTACAACCTGTTACCTCCCTGAAATCACCCTGCGATTATATGGATTCCCTATGCCAATATTATTACAATTCCCATGCCGGCTTATTTCTTCGCTTTGATGTTGTGTGCTCACTGACTGCTTAAGAGTCCTAGGGGAAATTTCAATATATGTCTAGCCTATTCTCCCTATGTTGACTAGAATAAGTCCTAGCCTCTTCATGTGAAGTATATTTGCCTTACTAATCTGAAGATTAGCTTATTCTCATTTGTCATGGATGCTTACATGTTGGATTTAGAACATTTGTGTTATTTGCCTGAACATTTCACATGTTAAGTTCTACAAGTTAGTTGTGATCTTTAGGCTCTCTTGTCAAAGTTTTTCTTGCGAGACTGTTTCCCCTTTGTTTGTTCTGATTATGACTCTTGGACTCCATGTCAATAATTATACATCTGGTGTCCTATTGAGATTAGTTTGGCATCATGCCTACCTTGAACTTCTGCTTTTGCTGTCCTATGATGCTTAAATCTATCGTTGAGAGCTTGTTTCTATCTACGCCATATATGCCTGTAAGGGATTTTGTGTAACCACATTTGTGTGTCTTGTTCTGGAAAACTCTACTCTTTATCAGCTATAGTGTTAAGAGATAAGGTTCCTAAGTCTTAAAGTTTGTTTAGCTAGCCTGGTACTTAGCTTGTGTCATTATGGCTATTTAAGTATTCTATGGGAAAGCAAGGCAGTGATCTTATGGTTTGGGCCTAACTGTTGGGCTAGTTGGATATTCAGAACTGAAGCATGTTAATAACTACTTGGAGTGTGGTTCTGTTCATCACCTAAGGCCCCAGGCTTAGTTGAAGGCCCAGAAGCAGCCGCTGGGTATTCTGTATTTATGTTGGGCCTGTGGTGCTTCTAGTTGGGCTTGTGATCATTCTTTTGGGCTTGTAATTATTTTAATCTAgatttgtaataatttgtaaacagacaACTGAGGTGTTAATGAAATTGGAGGGAAACAGGTATCTTCTAATACT is drawn from Nicotiana tabacum cultivar K326 chromosome 9, ASM71507v2, whole genome shotgun sequence and contains these coding sequences:
- the LOC107813269 gene encoding phytosulfokine receptor 1, with the protein product MQKMCSFNMLQLGIIFFFLGLSLQAQSQNPNFTCNPNDFKALEDFVNSLETVFDFWDIRNSTNCCNWVGITCNSSSSPNMGRVVKLELGKRRLNGKLSESLGNLDQLRTLNMSHNFLKGSVPFKIMHLPNLEVLDLSNNDFFGLFPDSINLPSLKSFNISDNSFEGSVPLGICKNSTRVSVIKMGFNYFNGSLPTGIGSCGSLEHLCLGSNLLSGSLPVELFKLSRLTVLSLQENRFDGQLSSQIGNLSNLVHLDICSNGFSGNIPDVFHSLRNVTYFSAHSNRFFGKIPPSLANSGTISSLSLRNNSLGGTIELNCSAMFSLVSLDLATNGFIGSVPDNLPNCPKLQTINLARNNFVGQIPESFKNFHSLSSFSVSNNSIHNIDAALRILQNCKNLTTLVLTLNFRDEELPTDPNLQFRELKALIIANCRLTGTVPQWLRNISKLQLLDLSWNRLMGTLPPWIGDFKFLFYMDLSNNSLTGEIPKEITGLQSLISGPIWMNEPSPDFPFFLKRNVSVKGLQYNQIFSFPPTLELGNNFFTGAIWPEFGNLKRLHVLDLKSNNLSGTIPGALSGMTSIEILDLSRNNLIGKIPSSIVKCSFLSKFSVAYNKLSGEVPTGGQFATFSNSSFEGNPGLCGEHSATPCQNANQIPSGSAARGKRRKGTVIGMGIGIGLGTAFLLALMYLIVVRASNRKVVDPEKEPDASNRDREDLGSSLVIFFHNKDNNKQMSLNDLLACTDNFDQSNIVGCGGFGLVYKAILRDGRKVAIKRLSGDYGQMEREFQAEVESLSRAQHPNLVHLQGYCKYRTDRLLIYSYMENGSLDYWLHEKVDGPALLDWDMRLQIAQGAARGLAYLHQACEPHILHRDIKSSNILLDENFEAHLADFGLARLILPYDTHVTTDVVGTLGYIPPEYGQASVATYKGDVYSFGVVLLELLTGKRPMDPCKPRASRDLISWVKQLKKQKRETEVFDPLIYDKQHAEEMLLVFEVACLCLHESPKIRPSSQQLVTWLDNINTPPGIHVF